The window CAACTTCTTATGTACTCAACATTACCGCCTGGAAGTGCTCGAGACATTCAGCATATAAAGGCAACTGGAGACAATTAAGCCACTTACAAAGCCCCAGAATTAGCATTCCTTTTGTCAGATTCAGATAATTCAAGCGCTGTTCTGCCATAAAGGCTATCATCAATTTCTAATTTTAGCTTAATCCGTCAGAAAAAAGCATCTAGCCTTTCCCTCTGTTGTTTGCTCATTAAGAATCCTTTTAAATTACAGACTGAAGCCTTGAGAATGAAAACTACGAATTAAAGCTCGCATTCCCACAGGGACATGCTCATGCAGTTGCTTTGATATACTGATCCCAGGGAGGGTAGCACGACAACtcgtgctgcagcacagcaaagcagtgcGCGAACCTTTGCATGACCTGAACCCAACAGAAGAATTTAGCTtgaagtcacagaaaaaaagatggtcTATCCTGACTTTGAACCCACTGCCTTCTCATTTCCTCTGCTACACCTACTTACTCTCAAAGACGGGATTCCCCAAGAAATGCATCTCTTCATACTTCTATATGCCATTGTGTAGAAGACTCTAGCAACTTCATAATTAACCTTTACATTTTAAGTCAAATTCCAGCACCATCCTAAAAGTTGGATGCTTTCAAGCGTCTCCATCAAGAAGCAATCActttatatttaatttcatcagtgatgaacaCTGCAAGTACCTGGGATTCATATCCTTAACACCACTGAATAGGACCCACTGTAAAACTACGAACCCCTCCACTATCCCAGCTGCAAGCTACAGCCATGCCATATCTGCACTCTTTCACTTGTAGAGCTGTAGGTTTAAGTTTGGACATATTATAATCATGACtactgaagaagaaagcagcattttttttttttccaaaatggaGGAAAACTCTCTTATCTTCATGTAGAGCTGGAAGTCCTCCTCCATAATCCAAAAATGTAGATGTCATACCGTGTGTCAAGTTCACACAGTTTCAGCAAAGAATCAAGGTAAGAGCTGTGGGTGTGGAAATGAGGTATCCTTGGACATCCACGAGTTTCAGCCCAATCTCATCGTGCTGTAGATGTGATGCCCCCACACCGGCCACACTGAGCTGCAGGATGGCTGCCAGCATGGGTGCTGCTTGAGCTCCTGTGCTTGCAGCTTAGGGAAAGCACTCAAGGCTCCTGGCATTTCAGCACTGCTTCCTGGTCTGCCCATGCCAAGCCCAATTGCAACATGTTGAAATGACTGCAGTTAACATTATTACAATATGCAAACAGTGATTTATCAACATTGTATGCTTTATTGAAAGTTGACAAGTGCAACAGTTAAATACATTGACGTGTTACAACTGTTTAGAGAACATGCACAAAAACATATGCATACTACTATACAGATCATATGCAAAAATTCATACTGGgaaatccaatttttttttctttttttttaattctttgctAGGGGGGCTTGGTAATTTTTGGAGTGGTTTTTCCTGTCTTGAACCAAACTACAATGAAGAAAGATTTACTTCAAGATAATCAGCAGCCAGGGAACTTCAGAAGTTACACAAACAGCATAAATCTGCCAAATTCTGAACAGTTGCGTAGGTGCATTCTTGTTTAtgtagcataaaaaaaaaaaaaacttcccaaACTTCTTCAGATCAGCCAATGAAACAACTAAACCTCAATCTGTACAACCTAAATAGTTACAGTTTGCTATTTTACAAAGTAATTACACTAAATACACAAATATACAGTAGGCAAATAACCTTCATTGTAATTCTCCTATGACCCGGCTGTACGTCACCTACCTGCCTTCTATATATAATACAGCTTTATGCACCTGTCCACTGCTTCAGAAAACGGTGCAAATATTTGCACTTAAGGTTTCAGGTGACAGTTAAGTGTTGAACACTGAGTTTacctttctccctcttcctctgAGGTCCTACGCACCGGTCCTCACTCGGAACTCGGGTGCACTATGGGGGTTGAGCCATCACTTTGTTTTTCACTCCAGTCTATCTCTTCACGTTTCCGAGCTGGAAAAGCACTTGTATGGGTCGCATCACTGGATGagcagatttaaaaacaaacaaacgaaaagGAAAATTCAGGCATGCAGCTTCGTTTCTCAGCCACCTGCAGAAGCTGCTCGCGTCCCAGCGTCCTTGTGCTAATTCTCTGGAAGAAGTTTGTTTCACTCGATCAACCTAAGAACGGAGCCTCCTTCGAAccagaggggagggagggacgAGGGAGGCAGATGAGTGCGGGGAGCCCCTGGCGGGGTGCGGAGTCCTGCAAGGTGCCGGGGATGGGCCGCACGCCACCAGCCCTTCTGCGGGCAGTCCAGAGGCCGGCGGGGCGGCGGTGCCACCCATGGCTACGCCGAGGGCCCCGAGCCCTGTGAGGCCGGCTGGGCGGGCTGCTGTGCCGTGCCCTGCGCCTGGCCGGAGGATGGCGGGGAACCAGTCTGCAGCTGCGCCTGGAACTGGGCGAGCTGCTCCGGGCTGGCGAGCGTTTTGAGCAGCGTGttttcctgctccagctgcGAGTTCTTCTCTATCAGCTCCTTGATCTGCTCCTTCAGGACCTCCACCTCCTCCCGCACGGCGTACATCAGGTGGCTCTTCACCAGGTCCTGCGGGAACAGGCGGGCAGGGCGTCAGGGGGCGGCCCGGGGGCGCGGGTCCCGCCGCACACGTGCGCCTCGGGGGGACGCGCaggccccgcccccgccccccgcggccccgccccaagccccgccccccgcgCACCGGCTGCAGCCAGTTCTGGGCGCAGGTTGCCGCATTTCCCTCCCTCCCGCCGGCCGTGCGCGGCCGCGGGTGACGTCAGAGCGCGAAGCGGCCAATGAGCGGCCGAGTTATTTATAGCCGGGAGTTAAAGGCTCGGAGTTTGCCTAGCAACAGTCGGCGGAGGCTCCCGTGAGAACGGCTCCGGGCTGCGCTCCGCCAACAAagggcggccgggccggggcgctccgctccgcgccgcgccgcaccgcaccgcgccGGGAGGGGGGATGCGCGATGCTGCGGGGCGAGttcaaaaaaaataacagccgtgaaaacatgaaagcaccgaaaaataataataaaaataatgaaaataagtaaaaaacaaacaagaaaaaaaaaccaaaaaaacacgATAAGCGAAGGCACCGCTCCCCGCAGCCCGCGGCCCCCCGGCGGTACGTACCATGGCCTGCTCGATCTTGTTGTCGATGGCTACCACGCTCGCACCGGAGGAGCTGCGGGAGACACAGAGAGAAGCGCACGGGGCGCGTTAGCGGCGGCGCGGGGACGCGGATCCGGGCGCGGGCTGCGGGATGCTGCGGCCCCGCGGACAAAGGCACCCGCCCGCCCGCGGCGCGTATTTACCTACTGTCGAGCCTCAGGGAGGAGCTGTCGGTGCCCAGCAGGGAcgagagaaaagaaatggagaaatgccTCAGTTGATAAACTCCTAGATCCATTGCCACCGGTCTACAACATTGGGCATTCATGCGACCGCGGCCGGGAGCGCTGCCCTGCTCCCCGGGCACacgcgcggggcggggcggcggcggggctgcgcggggcggccggcggcggggcTGCGCTGGGCGAGCTCCGGGGTCAGCGCTCCGCCGCGCCGCACAAAACCTGGCCATCCCGGCCCCCCCTATAATTTatgcggggccgccgccgcctaTTGGCTGAGCCGCCGCGCGGGCCCGCCCCCCCGCGCATCTCATTAGCCCGTCGCCCCGCCCACCGGCAGagccccccctccgccccccgcTCCGGCCGGCAGCGCCCCGCGGCGCCCACGCGGGCCGGCTCCGCACGCGTGGGGAGCGCGGAGATGCGGACGCGGGGAGCGGGGGCCGGGCCCACGCCGGGAGCATCAGGAAAAGGAGAGCGGCTCCCGTGCGGGTTCCCGCCCGCCAGAATGGAAGGGattaaggaaaacaacaacCCGAAGTATTACGAGTAATCATTACAGAAACACCAAACAACCAACGGTAAGGAGGCGCGGGGAAGCCCGCCCGGCGGCCCGGCCCGTGCGGTGGTGGCCGCGCTCCTTCCCGCGCCGACAGCGCCACCTATCGGCCAGCGGCAGCACGGCCGCTCCGCCGGGCACGCGTGAGGGGCTGCCGCCCGCCCGCACGGCGCCCACCTGCTCCGCTTTAGGCGCGTACAGCGCTCCTACGGCCTTCCAAACCGCACCAAGCATCAGGAACTCAGGAGAACTAAAGCCAAAAATAAACACCCGAGGAAGTTTACAGCGAGCTTGGGCAACACCTCCGGTTGCGCGCGTATCGCaggtgctgctctcagcaggaAGCTGAAGGCACCCAGTAATCACCTTAAGGCCAAATATAGCGCTTGCAGAGCTGCAACATCCAGCCCAGATTACTGCCCGCACCGGCATCTGCTCTGGGGTCGGGCGGGATGATGGGTGAaccactgccctgctgcaggacagcgGCAGGCATTCGCATGCACTTTCATTGGCACGTGTAAAAATAGAGCCGTGGCTGCAATTCTAGGATGGCCGCTGCTGCCGCCACAGCGATTGATCGTTATGAAATAAGTGGAATGATGCCATTTAATAATGACAGCGAAATGACATCATCCTCGGGCTAAATTAGCAACAAACGACGCTGCCCGCTTCTAATCTGTATTAATAAATCCTCACCAACGACGGAGATACGGATCCTCAGCCCCATTCCCACTTAAAGGCGTTAACCGTATTCCATTTAACTTCAGTGGGCTTTCAGCAAattccttcctttatttttagctgCCTACAAGCCTGAGCTGTGATTCAACAAAGCTGTCAGCTGCGCAAGCAGGACTGGGTACCCACACGCACGTTCTGCTCGGCCCACCCCATAGAAAAGGCAGCCTCGAGTGTCCCTTTATGGCTGGGAAAGCAGCAAGCTCCCAAATCAGCCAGGGAACAGCAAACACGACACATGCTGCCTCCATCCCAAACGtgtggtggggaggaggagcgAGACAGCactcagagaatcacagaatatccccaTTTGGGATATCgggacccacaaggaccatcaaagcccaactcctggctgCACGTGGGATCACTCAGAATTgaaaccctatgtctgagagcgttATCCAAACACTGCTTGAGCTCTGGtactcagggctgtgcccaccgcCCTATGcagcccactgccctctggggcagaacCTTTCCTTAACGCCTCCAAAGactcctccaacccccccccttCTTACCTGCTCATCGATTTGCCTCCCTTCCTGCCATCGCACCATCAGCACACACTGCACCATGAGGCTGCCGTTCGGATTCACCTGCCATCCCACAGCAccagaagagagggagggaggtgacGGTGGTGCCACCCAAAGCCTTCTCACCATCTCCAACACCTCAATCAGGGacacaaagcagcattttaGGCACAGACTCCCACAAGGGCTTACGATGTGCCTCCTGGCTGCAGAAATGAGAAGGGCTGGCCCTGCTCCttcagcagagctcctctcccACGCACAGCCAGGCTGCCCTGATGCACATCCATGGGCACACGCTGATGGATGTGTGCTCAGCAGTGGCAGAGCTCACACGATGCTCAGCATGGAGCTCATAGGCACGCTATGgtattcagaaagaaattaactGCTCACATTGAAACATATGCCACAGCCAAAGATAGTCTTTTTTCTTAGCAAACTTCACCATTTGCAGTGTTTTAGCTCTGTTGCTCCCATTAAGTTATTTCCTCCTGTCTCAATGTAATCACGCTAAGCACTCcttctgaagtgtttttcatTGTAAGCACATAATGAGGTGCAGCACAGAACCACTTTGTCTCTATACAGCTCTGCTTTGGCACACCCTGGGCGCTCGTTATGAAGTGCTTTACCTTCCAAGTACCTCATCAATGGGTGCTTCCTTCAGATGCCACCGCTGAACATCCCACGCAAGCGAACTCCCACTACACCTCACCTTCAGGCTATGTGCTGCAGAGACCACACCAGGAATCACACAAGCAATCCCATCACAGCACACCTTCATCTGACACCCTACAGACAGGCTGACATCCTGCAGACTGCAGCTTTCAACTAAAACAACGGAAAAACTAATAAGGTTAAATAGAAAACTCGGTTGATTACTCAAGAGAAGACCACAGTAATTGGATTCTACGGGACAGTAAATGACAAAGTAGTATTCTGCTGTAATATTCAGTGATTCAGAGCTATGTCTTAGCAGCAACCCCTACAAGTATTAACCTTAAGGAACCTGCTCAAAATAATAACTTGGAGGAGACTGTGGCTGCAGTTAACATCAAGGGTTACTTATCCCAGCAGGCCATGATGTTTTCCCCATCTCAGTGAGGATAAGAGAGTGAAGAGGCTGCACAAAGAGGCTTTCCCCTCAGTAAGttggaatatatatatgtattaacaTTAAGGGCCAtgaaataatagcaaaaaaacattcagagaaTCTAAATTAAGAACACAGAATCTCAGCCAGCTTCTTCTTCCAGCCTCCAACTTGCAGCtatgatttttgtttaacaTCAAGCCAAGGAGAACTTATTGCTCTGCTCCAAAGGCCAACAGGTACTTTATCTCCTGGTTTGACTTCTGCAGATTTCTATGTCCATCTCTCCAAacagagcagcacccagagcagtACCAAGcagttcttccatttttccAACTGTTTTTTCTCCTACAGTGTGATAAAGATATAACTATCTATAACTTGGTTTCTAAGGAAGTTGGTGCTACACCTAAGAAAAACACACGCACAAAAAAAGGGGAAAGCTACAGAGGATCTTCTGCTAGCAAAGTGAGGTACTTGGtgtgtgctttgtttgttttgttgctgccaGATGTGCAAGCAAagctaaataaatattcagaggAAAGAATACATATGTCCCACTGGGCTGCTGGAAATAACCCGGCAGCATCTCCGATTGCAGTACTCACACAGAGGCATCCTGCTGTGCACACCGCATGGGAGGCAGCGGGGTGCATTCAGAGGCAAGGAGAAAGCCATGGAAGATCAAAAGATGAACAAGGAGTGGTGCTCAATGGGCTCCTCTGAGgatatcttctttcttttttttacagggAACTAATTGCAAAGTCAAAGCCAGTTGCTTTAATGAGAGAATTATAATGAATCTACTCGTTTTAACGTTGGCAAAATAAAAGATAAGGTTTGTATTATACTGGGATATAGACAGAATCCACTCCTACTGCTCTGAGAGCACTCTGCAAGAAAATATGAACCATCTTACAGCAACTCTGGTGCTGGGAGAGGGACTTGGGACATTTCATAAGCTCACCCACAGATCATTTACCAGCAGCACAGCCGGGACAAGGACTCTGTCCCACGGGCATCCAGTGGgttctgtttcagtgtctcagaGTCAAGCAAGGTTTATCATAATC of the Gallus gallus isolate bGalGal1 chromosome 1, bGalGal1.mat.broiler.GRCg7b, whole genome shotgun sequence genome contains:
- the TSC22D1 gene encoding TSC22 domain family protein 1 isoform X6 is translated as MHTSSSGASVVAIDNKIEQAMDLVKSHLMYAVREEVEVLKEQIKELIEKNSQLEQENTLLKTLASPEQLAQFQAQLQTGSPPSSGQAQGTAQQPAQPASQGSGPSA
- the TSC22D1 gene encoding TSC22 domain family protein 1 isoform 2 (isoform 2 is encoded by transcript variant 2), giving the protein MNAQCCRPVAMDLGVYQLRHFSISFLSSLLGTDSSSLRLDSSSSGASVVAIDNKIEQAMDLVKSHLMYAVREEVEVLKEQIKELIEKNSQLEQENTLLKTLASPEQLAQFQAQLQTGSPPSSGQAQGTAQQPAQPASQGSGPSA
- the TSC22D1 gene encoding TSC22 domain family protein 1 isoform X4; its protein translation is MKVTFLQKRGCGRITMKVLFLELQQHLKSSSGASVVAIDNKIEQAMDLVKSHLMYAVREEVEVLKEQIKELIEKNSQLEQENTLLKTLASPEQLAQFQAQLQTGSPPSSGQAQGTAQQPAQPASQGSGPSA
- the TSC22D1 gene encoding TSC22 domain family protein 1 isoform X2, with product MSSSSGASVVAIDNKIEQAMDLVKSHLMYAVREEVEVLKEQIKELIEKNSQLEQENTLLKTLASPEQLAQFQAQLQTGSPPSSGQAQGTAQQPAQPASQGSGPSA
- the TSC22D1 gene encoding TSC22 domain family protein 1 isoform X5; protein product: MLMLISRLPRIESSSGASVVAIDNKIEQAMDLVKSHLMYAVREEVEVLKEQIKELIEKNSQLEQENTLLKTLASPEQLAQFQAQLQTGSPPSSGQAQGTAQQPAQPASQGSGPSA
- the TSC22D1 gene encoding TSC22 domain family protein 1 isoform X3, whose amino-acid sequence is MDLVKSHLMYAVREEVEVLKEQIKELIEKNSQLEQENTLLKTLASPEQLAQFQAQLQTGSPPSSGQAQGTAQQPAQPASQGSGPSA